The genomic interval CGCCCACGTCGACCACCAGGCTGGCGGTGGGCTCGGTGATGGGCAGCCCGCAGCCGATCGCCGCCGCCATGGGCTGCTCGATCAGGAACGTCTCGTTGGCGCCCGCCCGCCGGGCCGCCTCGCGCACGGCCCGCCGCTCCACCTCGGTGATGGCGGTGGGCACGCACAGCACCACCCGGGGACGACCGAAGCGCCCGTGGCGCACCCGCGACAGCAGCAACCGCAGCATGCGCTGGGTCACCTCGAAGTCGGTGATCGCCCCGTGGCGCAGCGGGCGCTCGGCCACGATGTCGCTGGGGGTGCGGCCCATCATCTGCCAGGCGTCGTGGCCCATCGCCAGCACCTCGTGGGTGCGGCGGTTGAGGGCGATGACGGTCGGCTCGTTGAGGACGATGCCCTTGCCCCGCTCGTAGACCAGCGTGTTGGCCGTGCCGAGGTCGATCGCCAGGTCGCGGGCCATCACTCGTTCCGAGAGTCGGACAGAGCGCGCATGCCCTCGCGGAAGGAGTCGATGCCCGACTCCACCGACGTGGGCCTGCGCTGCCGCAGGTACAGCACCAACGAGCCGACCGAGGCGATGACCAGCGCCAGCAGGAGGAACGCGACCGCGCTCATGCGGTCACCTCCCGCTTCCAGATCGGCGCCGTCGCCTTGAGCGTGTCGATGCAGAAGCGGGCCGCGTCGAACGCCTCCTGGCGGTGCGGAGCGGACACCGCGACCACCACCGAGCTCTCGCCCACCGGCACCTCGCCGACCCGGTGCAGCAGCACGATGCGCCGCACGACCGGCCACTTGGCCCGGGCCTCCTCGGCGACCGAGGACAGCGACGACCCCACGTGCTCCTCGTAGGCCTCGTAGTCGAGCCGGGTGACCCCCTCGACGCCCTCCGAGTGGTCACGGGCCGTGCCGGAGAAGGTGACCACGGCACCGCAGTCGGGGCGCACCACCCAGGCGCTGGCCTCGTCGACCGGGAGCGGGCTCCGCAGCAACCCGATCCAGGTATCGCCAGAGTCCGGGTGCTCGCTCATGCGTCAATCGTACGCCCCGCGCCCCGCAGGCTGCGGACCACCATTATCCTGCGGCCGTGCCGTTCGATGACGACGCGGCTGACGACGTCACCGGTTTCGGTCCGCCACCACATCCAGATGATCGGCTCTGGCGTCACCCGTCGGAGATGGTCGGCTCCGGACCTCGGAGCGCGCACGCCCCGGCGTCCGCGCACCGCTGGCCCTGGGGTCTGGTCGCTGGTGCCGGCACCGTCGGGGTGATGCTGATCGGCATAGGGCTCCTCGCCTTCGGGATGCGCGACCGCGTGACACCGCGGCGCGCCGCGGCGCCACTCGACATCGCCGGGCTCGCCTCGGGGCCGCTCACGTCGTTCGACTCCTCCGGCCTCTTCAGCGGCCCGCCGCTGGGCAACCGCGAGGCCCGCGACGTGGCGCCCAGCGTCGTCCGCATCGAGGGCGCGGGCACCGGCTCGGGCGTGATCGTGCGGAGCGACGGCATCGTGCTCACCAGCGCTCAGCTGGTCGGCAGCCTCCCCGACGTCAACGTGACGCTCGACGACGGCACCTCCCAGACGGCCACCATCCGTGGCACCGACCCGGTCACCGGCCTCGCCGTCGTCGACCTGCCCGGCGAGGGGTTCACGCCGGCCGACCTCGTGGCCCCCGACGGCCTGGCCCCCGGCGGCACCGTGCTCTGCGCCGGCGTGAACGACGACGGCTTCACCACGGCGCCCGGCACCCTCACCAAGCCGCTGACCCACACCACCACGCCCGAGGGCGACCCGGTCGACGGCGTCCTCCAGATCACCCCGCAGACCACCACCTACCCCACCATGCTGGGCAGCGCGGTGGTCGACGGCAGCGGCGCGATGCTGGCGCTCACAACCTGGACCGACAGCCTCTCCTACTACGCCACCCCGATGAAGGTGGCCGCCAAGGTCGCCGACGACCTGCTGGCGACCGGCTCGGCCCGGCACGCCTGGGTGGGCATCCTCGGCACCGACGCCCCTGGTGGAGGTGTGCAGCTCACCGAGGTCGACCCCGACGGGCCCGCCGCCGGGAGCCTGCAGGTCGCCGACGTGATCACCGAGCTCGACGGCAGGCGGATCGCCGACATGTCGACGCTGGTGAGCCGCCTGCAGCTCAAGAGCCCCGAAGACCGGGTCGACGTGACCTACCAGCGCGACGGCGTCACCGCCGAGACCGAGCTGGTTCTGTCTTCGCTCAGCCCGGAATAGCCGGCCCAGCGAAGACAGAACGGTTCAGCGGCGGGGCGCGAGCCAGCGGCGCACGGCCCAGGCCGCGCCCACCGCGGCGCCCGCGACGCTCACACCGGCCACGCCCAACGCCAGCTCCTGGCGCCGGCGGGGGCTCAGCGTGGCCCAGGGACCGGCCTCGTGGGACTCGACCCA from Acidimicrobiales bacterium carries:
- a CDS encoding rod shape-determining protein; translated protein: MARDLAIDLGTANTLVYERGKGIVLNEPTVIALNRRTHEVLAMGHDAWQMMGRTPSDIVAERPLRHGAITDFEVTQRMLRLLLSRVRHGRFGRPRVVLCVPTAITEVERRAVREAARRAGANETFLIEQPMAAAIGCGLPITEPTASLVVDVG
- a CDS encoding S1C family serine protease, whose amino-acid sequence is MLIGIGLLAFGMRDRVTPRRAAAPLDIAGLASGPLTSFDSSGLFSGPPLGNREARDVAPSVVRIEGAGTGSGVIVRSDGIVLTSAQLVGSLPDVNVTLDDGTSQTATIRGTDPVTGLAVVDLPGEGFTPADLVAPDGLAPGGTVLCAGVNDDGFTTAPGTLTKPLTHTTTPEGDPVDGVLQITPQTTTYPTMLGSAVVDGSGAMLALTTWTDSLSYYATPMKVAAKVADDLLATGSARHAWVGILGTDAPGGGVQLTEVDPDGPAAGSLQVADVITELDGRRIADMSTLVSRLQLKSPEDRVDVTYQRDGVTAETELVLSSLSPE
- a CDS encoding molybdenum cofactor biosynthesis protein MoaE, coding for MSEHPDSGDTWIGLLRSPLPVDEASAWVVRPDCGAVVTFSGTARDHSEGVEGVTRLDYEAYEEHVGSSLSSVAEEARAKWPVVRRIVLLHRVGEVPVGESSVVVAVSAPHRQEAFDAARFCIDTLKATAPIWKREVTA